From a single Andrena cerasifolii isolate SP2316 chromosome 8, iyAndCera1_principal, whole genome shotgun sequence genomic region:
- the LOC143372601 gene encoding protein CNPPD1, whose product MGNHDEFLNRITKSLYYSKLPMTDCLSLPVIELAAELFTEARSGHTLERLDVEEASRISRNACVSPCSLVLALLYLERLKDCNPEYLQRVAPSELFLVSLMVASKFLNDEGEEGEVFNFEWAQSGDLSIMEMNQLEKDFLNAIDWTVFVSNQDFWERLQRLEKDIAYKEARKRGWFSYTELSCLMNSMELITVAHAMINISSICLATYTAGIVTLLGSALVASYLPGTVLSPRQATTNPTNITKVDLNPIMDTTVEAASENVLPTDFMPTLSNCNETQEYCESTESNQTVNERWEWWLNSVMTWLPEYSGLESKQTLHTIKDEIGHTDSLMTPTKFVLDSTTLRQDSDELIKMQDWNQVLGIDFFLDDWSYYVNYVTKITRGHKY is encoded by the exons ATGGGCAATCATGACGAGTTCTTAAATCGTATAACAAAGTCGTTATACTATTCCAAATTACCGATGACCGATTGTCTCAGTTTGCCTGTTATTG AATTGGCAGCGGAACTCTTCACCGAAGCGAGGAGCGGTCATACATTGGAACGACTGGATGTGGAGGAAGCGAGTAGAATCTCTAGAAACGCGTGCGTCTCGCCTTGTTCCCTAGTCTTGGCTTTGCTGTACTTAGAAAGACTAAAAGACTGTAATCCAGAGTACCTTCAACGAGTGGCCCCCTCTGAACTTTTCCTCGTTTCATTG ATGGTGGCGAGTAAATTTCTGAACGACGAAGGGGAAGAAGGTGAAGTTTTTAACTTCGAATGGGCACAATCTGGTGATTTAAGTATAATGGAAATGAATCAATTGGAAAAGGACTTTCTCAATGCCATT GATTGGACGGTTTTCGTTAGCAATCAAGACTTTTGGGAAAGACTACAGAGACTGGAGAAAGATATAGCTTACAAAGAAGCACGAAAGAGGGGCTGGTTTTCGTATACGGAGTTAAGTTGTCTAATGAATTCAATGGAGCTAATAACAGTGGCGCACGCCATGATAAACATATCGTCCATATGTTTGGCAACGTATACCGCGGGGATAGTCACCCTCCTGGGCTCCGCTTTAGTCGCGAGCTACCTTCCAGGGACAGTACTTAGCCCACGGCAAGCAACAACAAATCCTACAAACATTACGAAAGTAGATTTAAATCCAATAATGGATACAACAGTAGAAGCTGCGTCGGAAAATGTTTTACCCACCGATTTCATGCCGACTTTATCGAATTGCAATGAAACTCAAGAGTATTGCGAAAGTACCGAATCAAACCAGACTGTGAACGAGCGCTGGGAATGGTGGCTGAATTCAGTTATGACCTGGCTACCGGAATATTCAGGCTTGGAATCGAAGCAGACGTTGCACACGATAAAGGATGAAATCGGGCATACAGATTCATTAATGACACCTACCAAGTTCGTGCTGGACAGTACCACCTTGAGGCAGGATTCGGACGAGCTAATAAAAATGCAGGACTGGAACCAAGTCCTGGGCATAGATTTTTTTCTGGACGACTGGAGCTATTACGTGAATTACGTCACGAAAATAACTCGGGGTCACAAGTACTGA